The DNA window CACATTCTTCCTTATAGTACATTTTTGGCGTAGAGTGGGACTGATGAGCATTTCTAATCCTTCCAAAAATGCGTGCCTCCCCTCAACCCAAGTTTAAACTAGGATGAATTGGCGCATGtgaataaattcatttggtatCATTGTTGTTATTAGTAGTTGTTATGCACCTTTCCGCTGCCGTAATTACTTATTTCCTTGATCTTGGGCTTTTAGTCATCATTCTTCTCTTCGCTGTTTCCACGAGTTCCTAAACTGTACATCCTACAGCTTCCTTTTTAGATTTCCTTATTTGGATTTCACTTTCTGTTTCTCTGTAAAGTACAAGGAGATGTTTGGTATTACTTTAATCACTGATTATGTCGACGAGCTCTGCCTGTCATGGGTCAATTTGTGATTCTTCTTCGTTCATTCTTCAGAGGAGTTGTAGGTTTAACGTgttattagacctctccacattttgaaaaagttccaAAATTTGCATTGATCAGCTCAAAATCTTGTTCTAGTTTTGAATTTAGATGTTTCTACCAAAAATGGCTCAAATGCCATGGTTAGGAGGTGTTTTCAAgcaaaaatcgtatttttgacTGTGTATTCATAGAAAGTTTACTtataattaaattttataaaaatcgcaTATCAAAACAAATCAATAGAAATTCTTCCTTGAACACTCCTCCACAGGTTTTATCAGATGAACATAGTCGTTTTCGCAACAATAACACTATTTAGAAGCTTTGCAATTGAAATTTGTTCTAACTATGAATTCTAAATGAATTCTAAAACTATGAAAACATACGGCTAATAGGCATGTAATTTCCATGTCAAAAAACTGAATTACTGAAAAGATTCTTATGTATTATATGCATTTCTTCCATACATCATGTTTTTATTGTAAAcgatttttatagttttttgcattttagtagCAGTATCTCGCGTTGGGGTAAATCGACCACGATTTGCACTATTCATCTAAACATACATCAAATGGATTAGGACTCGACCACTATGATTGGTGGTTGTATCATAATTATCTCAATAACTATTCGGTTCCAGTAGCGTTCAGAACTACCAATCATAAGGTCATGAGCTCGAATCTATTTTCAAGTTTCCTTTTCAATTAAATTGTCACTAAAGAAATGTTTTTCATACATTCGTTTAATGTGTCATTTAATATTTGAGCAAATTCTAATCCGGTAAAGTAAAATAATATTCTATTAAATATTCATATTATAATTATAGATTATAGATGATTATAGATTTATAGACGATTTAATTTGTCACATGGTTTCATAGAGCAGTGGGTAAATAAATTTCTTAATAATGATCATTAAtactattaaaaatattaattataacGATTAAATGTAACAATAAGAAACAAAACACTAACAGAAACAATGATCGAAGATAAAAAGATAAACTATTTGCTCAAGAATACCACGTTTAGTAAGCTTACTACATTTTCTCTTACTATCGAACACATTTAATAACAATTCCTGTTTTTGCTGCTCCTTTTGGGTACcaaaattataatttaaaaGGCAGGTTATCTGTGCATTCCGAAAATCTTCAAATGTACATCGTTTCGGGTCTACATTGAACAAAAGTTCCATCGGTATTTCCATTGTTTCGAAGAATGACAATGAATTGGCTGAAACAAGTTCATGTAGCTTGTCGAATTCGCTTATTTTTGTTCTTTCAATGTTCAAGTTTTTAATCATTTCTTCTTTTGTTTCAGGTGAAACTTCGTCGTCGAAAAAGGCAAGAGCTACATTTTGCTCCCCTAAATAGTCCAAATGTCTTCGAAATTTCTCTACGGCAACACGGTTGACAATCACCTTTTTATGCTCACTTAACCGTTGTAGTAACTCAAGATCTTTGCGAGATCCTGTGCAATGAACTTAACTCTTCTCATGTTACCACGAATTGTACACGCAACaggaatattttcaaagaataaaTAGCTCTTGCCATCCATCTTGCTCTATGCAGAGCTTTAGAAATAGACAAAAAGTATTTAATTTCACTTCAGcgtattgaaattgaaattctaTTTACCGGGAGCTTTTATCTTCAACACGCGACCGCCGAATTCCTTAACGCTTAATGGCCATCAAGGCTAGTTCAAGGAGTTCTTTATAATCTGCGCGCGCTACCAACGTTCGGAGATATTGCTCCGCAGTCCGAATAAGTCCACCTTTCAACTTTGCGACATTCTTGATATTCATTAATGGCCTAAATGTGCTGGGTATGATGTTGTGCCAGTGCTTTTAAAATCTCCGGAAAATTGTAATTTCTGGACCGTTTGGTTTTTCATCAAAAGCTTCTCTAAAGACGGCCTTCAAAACAAGCTCAAAAACATGATGTCGACAGGGAAAGTGAAGCAATTTTCTTCCGATCTCCTGTTCCACTAGATTAACACCTCCATTATGAACTTCTGAATTTGCTGCAGTTGTGTCGTAACCAATCGCTTTTATCTTTGCAGTAACTCCAACCTCCTTGAGGGTTTTCCAGACCCACTTGGAATTGCGGGAGTACCGAGAGGCTGTTCGTTGTCGTTTCCTGTAACCGTTATTGCCAaccttttttttgcttttcgaGCCGGTCCTCTCGCCATCAGCTTAGTGTCTATGCGCCTTGTGTACAAATTCATCTCTATTTTTTGTCTGATATTGGACTCGAAACTACATAAAactaaaatcaatcaaataaaaaataaatttgtttagCATACTGCTGTGGTCTCTCTAATTAGTTCTAAAGACTTAAGAGGGTCATGGTCTACTCTcatggtttcaaaaaatcgattttgatcgaaatttcgatttttcttTGTTAATTTTACAATCTCTATGTAACTGAGAATACGCCACAGAAAGGATTTGCTGAAAATCATATTTCTTGGCATGAGTCCAGACCAGATCGTTTTGGCGGAGGTACCGCTATTATGGTGCAAAAGTGTTTAGATAATTCTACAAAAGTGTTTAGATAGTTCTTCAGATGTGTTAGTGCCAGCTCTTGTTCATACCTATGTGGATTCTTTGGAGTTCCTTTGATAGTTATGTCAACCTACATTCGAAGTTCTAATGGTCGACCATCTCCGGAGCTCGCTTATTAGCGATATTAAGTTTCTTGGCCCCGGACATTACAGCGTCACGTTATGGTCCTTGGAGATTTGAATGCCCATTTGGTTGGTACTGATCTGTCTGCTGATGACGTCGAGtatatttgaaagaatttttATCACGTTCGGTACAATAGCGAGACTATACCACCCTTAGCCATTCTAAGTCAGTGAATGTTACACAGATCGACCATATTTTAATGAGTAGTATACCTGCATTCACGTTTCTCCGAGTCACCGGAGTTTCTCATCCGTCGATGCTTAGTTATCACAAAATTGTCAGATGTGCATTAAAGCGCTCGAATACCGTTCCTTTGCCTGTCATCGCACCTGGTTCCATTCTATATGCCAAACGATTATATCTCGATCTGGATCTGTTGAGAAATGATCATGTGTGTCAGAAGGGGTACAAAGACCATTTAGGCTGTTGTCTGAACTCTTCTGTACTTCCATTCGGAGTACAGCAGTACTCCATTCGGAGTACGAGTTACCGTGGAATAGAATATGTTATGCTGTCCAGTCTGCTGGCCGAATATCAGTGAGTTGCCCTTCCTCGCCAAAACCTTCTACTGAAGCTGTTAGAGACTATTACCGTGCAGTATAAAAGTTGCTTGTGAACCGTGGCGAACCTACCCGATCCGTCAAGCATATGCTGTTCATTTCCAGAATAAGGTTGAATCGTATCTATAATCGTAATTACATTTCAAATAATCCATATTGATAAAAAAGTCTGATTTAGTATATTCGCAGTTAATttagcaaaataatgaatttgtgGATTTTCCATCaagtattattttaaataacaTTTAGATCAAGCAGCTTTATTCAGCAGCAAGTATTTGGCCACATAAAAGGTAGGAATTTGGATCGAATAACCTCGGTTTGTGATTCAAAACATGTGCACATATTCGGTATTAATTTAAAGAGAAAACATTTGTCTTTCTAGTAAATAGTATTTCAAATGTATATTTATTGTTTGAATCTaactattttagtattttatgcAAATAAGTTTCAAAATGTCGTGAATAGTCAACAATAAATTGTCATTTCCCTCATATATACTTCGATTTGAATGCACTTGTGTAATTACTTAGAAAGCCCAAATATTGCATCATATATAAATTAAATTCTTGAAAAATGTAAACTATCAATGATTCGAATAatactaaatttaaaaaatagtccAGAAAAAATATCTCCACCACCCGAACAGCAATCTCAACCGCCATGCATAAGCATTCCCTAACACGGTCGATGAAACCGGGTATAAACAAATCTAAAGTTCCCACTTCATTCGTATATTTTCCGTCAAAGTTCGTGTACATTTCCAAGAGAAATAGTGAGATAATATGGCTGAAACCGCTACCGAAGTTGCTGCTGCGGCCCCTGCTGCTGCCTCTCCGGCCAAGGCTCCGAAGAAAGCCAAGGCTGCCAAAAGCGGCCCTGCTAAACCGAAGAAGCCATCGACCCATCCACCAGTGAATGATATGGTTCTAGCTGCCATCAAAACCCTGAAGGAACGCAACGGTTCATCGCTGCAGGCCATCAAGAAATACATCGCAGCCAACTATAAGTGTGACGTCGCCAAGCTGGCACCGTTCATCAAGAAAGCACTGAAATCGGGTGTCGAGAAGGGAAAGCTTGCCCAGACTAAGGGTACTGGTGCTGCCGGATCGTTCAAGGTTAAAACCGATGCTAAGAAACCAGCTGGTGAGAAAAAGCCGAAGAAGGCTGCTGCCGCCAATAAGCCAAAGAAGGCTGCTGGAGAGAAAAAGGCGGCTGCGAAGAAACCAGCTGGCGAGAAAAAGGCTAAGAAACCAAAAGCCGCCGTCGCTAAGAAATCTGTTGCGAAGAAAGCCAAGGCAGCCCCTGCAAAGACCGCTAAGAAGGCAGCTGCTCCCAAACAGAAAGCCACCAAGCCATCGAAAGCCGCAGCCAACAAGCCGAAGACCccaaagccaaagaaggccgcacCAGCCAAGAAAGATGCTCCAAAGAAAGCAGCTGCCAAGAAGTAAATTCAATTGATGCAAACTATTGCATTTGCTGGCTCAGCATAATAATAcaaaacagtccttttcaggactatcAATTAATTCTCAAAAGAATTTCAATGATATTTTTCCATCAAAAAACGAATGCTTACACAAACATTCTTCTTCCTAATATCCATTTTCATAATATCGCAGTAAACCCCATTTTTAATATTCCTTTGCAAAAGGGATAATACAAATTAATGTAACATTTTAAAGCAATAAGGCGAAGATTCTTCTTTTCCGTGCTATGCTCGTTAAATATATTggatgaaatgttttgtttcacATATTAAGCGAAAACGACACTTTATACCTTCCATTGTTTATTTAAATTTGTTGCTTCACAggtaagaaaaaatatttcacttaCATTTTCATCGTTACATTCTATTCAATATGTAAATACACAATTTTCAACGATACTCAAATTCTAAATAGTCTTCCGTCACCGGTacaaactagaaaaactctagaaagagaactacggagactccattttggatcgattggattcgcgtttagctgtcaaaaaacgaatccaatcgaacattgcctatccttataacattggacgtgtgtTTTATGTTGTtatgtttttctctccgcagttttCTTACTAGAGTTTTGCTAGCACAAGAATCTCAGTTTTCCTATATGTCCCATCTGCATTTGAATCAGTGAAATGTTAGTACTCCCAAACAGAGTGAACGGTTGagagtagctcacttgccaaaCGACAGAAGTAGTTTGTTACGTAAGTCACGCTCATATTCGATTCGTTGCTAAAGGGCGTCTAAATTTTGAATTGTATTACTCGAAACACAATTGATATTGTACAACAGCGCCAAAAATAGGGCACAGTTTCCAAACTAAAGAAAACTGTTTCCATCGCTTTCGAAAAGTCTAAAGAGAATAGATATGTCAAAGAATTATTCTGgaggttttttttataaaaatgcaAATCTAAAAAGATACTCCCATCGATTTCGTTCTTTTCTGTAAATTTCTCGGCCATTTTAACATTCATTCCTCAACCCTTTGTTTAATATGCATGCCAAAAAGTAAAGAAAGAGTCTCTCATTGTTAGATGACATATTGAAAAAAAGCTCTTGAGGCATTTTTTAGATTCTACATGTTAAAATATGAATGTTATGTGTTCTGCTGGAAACGGCGCCATTTTGAACAACTTATggaatagaaaatgcaaaataattctttgaAACGATTTTTgcggccctgaaaagggcctttttataaTGATCCAAATGAATTTTAGCTATTTAACCTCCAAAACcgtacaaagtgcgtccctgtcTCTTCAGAGCATAGACGACATCCATTGCGGTGACGGTCTTTCGCTTGgcatgttcagtgtaggtcacggcatctcggatgacattttccaggAACACCTTCAGCACTCCTCGTGTCTCCTCGTAGATCAGACCGGAGAtacgttttacaccaccacgacgagccaaaCGGCGAATGGCGGgcttggtgattccctggatgttatcacgaagaaccttgcgatgacgcttagCGCCTCCTTTTCCGAGTCCCTTTCCTCCTTTACCGCGACCAGTCATTTTCTCTGCTTATTGATGCTACTTTCAGTCCGCACAGTTGAAGTGAAACTTATGCCTTTTTGCCGTTATGTGTGTCCTTTATATAGTCGACGAGAGGGTATGTTTTTCCGTTCCTCTTCCCTGATTGGCTGTTCTGTGCGGACCAAGTCAGTATAAAGAGTGGTAATGGCTGCCTGAGTGATTCATTATGTGTTTTACTTCCATCGCGTTCAGTTCTAGATAACTCAACCAACAAAAAGCAATGGCTCGTACCAAGCAGACTGCTCGTAAATcaaccggaggaaaggctcctcGCAAGCAGCTGGCGACGAAGGCTGCTCGTAAAAGTGCTCCGGCTACTGGTGGAGTGAAGAAGCCTCATCGTTATCGACCGGGAACAGTCGCTCTTCGTGAGATCCGTCGTTATCAGAAGTCGACTGAGCTGTTGATCCGCAAGCTCCCATTCCAACGCCTGGTTCGTGAAATCGCTCAAGATTTCAAGACCGACCTGCGTTTCCAGAGTTCAGCTGTTATGGCCTTACAGGAAGCCAGTGAAGCATATCTGGTTGGCTTGTTCGAAGACActaatctgtgcgctatccatgccaagcgagtAACCATCATGCCAAAAGACATTCAGCTGGCTCGTCGTATCCGTGGAGAACGTGCTTAAGACTATCAGCTTTCATTAAATCTCATCGACAACAAAtcaaaggcccttttcagggccaccaaattaATTACTTaagaattgaattttgaatattcTATGACTTTGTAGTTTGATTTGGCATTGAAAATGCCACTGTGCTTTTCTTTTGGATTCATAAACTTTACATTTTACCTTCAAGCCCATGTTTCCGTTTTGTGTGAAAATGCATGGCAAAATGGCGGATAGAAGGAATGAAAAGACGCTGCGATATAGTCTTTCTGAACAGTTTTGTAATTACTGGTAAGTCTACATTTCTTGATTTATCAAAATTTGATTGATAATGTTCATGCACATTTCTTTCAGACAGAATATAATTCGGGAATTTTCAAATTGCTGACTGAGCAACGATGAGCTTGCTCGAACCAGTCTAGAAATGGGTAAATATATGTAATATGTCCAGACATTTGTTTTGAACGCATTATTATAATTTATGGCATGAACGATTCTGTTGGACCATAATTAAATATGCCGACAACAGCATTTCCAACGCTCATATAAGAATTGGTACAACtgtggaaaaaataaataaataatatggacAAATATACCATCTgagataaaatattttttcagttaaatgtttgtaacttcgtaCTTAATGAAGGGGCCTATAAATTGCAATAACGCAACATTGAATTACTTTAGAAATGTTATTGACTGTCAAGTTGAATCTCAAGTGTTTGGCATATGAAGTTCGTGAGGATTATATTATGGCACAACACTGCGAATTATTATCAATGAAAGTTTGTGCTGGGGGGGTCAATGACAGCGTTAGGGttttaattcaaatatttttgcaGACATAAAATACGTATTTATTCGAAAATGAAAGTCTGTTCTCTATGATTTGACGTCATTCTAAAATTTGGAAACCAGTCAGCATTACAAAAGTATGTGCTCCAAAGCGTTATGTCCGTCGCAACGCTTGTTTGGCTAGCTATAAAACAGCAGTACTGTACTGGCGGTATTTGTAAGGATGTATTTCTACTACGCCTGTTTTATCagaaactagctaatacccgtcgcgcgttgctgcgactttcaacaaaataggagaaaaacataatttgttccgaagcgccatctggcgggcggataatctccaaccaatagcacacaaacacgctccataacaaatgtctactacgtatacatttttacggcaatcgattaagccgtttgggagtccatgaatcatatacatacaaacatttgcAATGAAAGGGATGGCTTAACGGATTCTATATTCCACCATGTTCAGGTAGCGAGGCTACGCGTAGATTAtcatctttagcttacccgtgGAAGCATTGATATTTGTATGATATTTTGCTTAAGAAAAAGTACCCACAAGCTCACACAGAATAAAAGAACACAGAAAATTTTAACATACTCCCAACAATGCAACGGATAGGTAGTTGAGCTCACTATCTTTCCATTCCAATAGGTATCCCATCGATATGAAGCTATTGTTAGAACAAATGGTATGGATAAAACATTGGCTTCTGGTTTCCATTTTTGTTTCGTGCAAACTGCAAacaatattttacaattttcacGTCCCATATTATATTGATTCATAGAAATGAAGAAATTATCCCGTCCCCATAAtagtgaaaataaacttaaaatctatctaataaataaaaattcctAATAATCTTAAACAAAGACCTCTTCTTTTGTATAGGACTGATGACGTAGAAAATTCAATTTAACTCTTCGTTAATGTtctgatggccctgaaaagggccgggTTTTTAATGCAATGATCAGaagaatttacttggagctggtgtatttgGTAACGGCTTTGGTGCCTTCCGAGACGGCGTGTTTGGCCAACTCTCCTGGCAGCAGCAAACGAACAGCGGTTTGTACTTCGCGGGAAGTGATCGTCGAACGTTTGTTGTAGTGTGCCAGACGAGAAGCCTCGTTAGCAATGCGTTCGAAAATGTCGTTAACAAAGCTGTTCATGATGCTCATGGCTTTTGAAGAGACTCCAGTGTCCGGGTGGACTTGTTTTAACACCTTATAGATGTAGATGGCGTAGCTTTCCTTCCGGCGTTGCTTACGCTTCTTCTTGTCTCCCTTGACGATACTCTTCTGCGCCTTTCCGGACTTTTTGGCGGCCTTTCCACTGGTTTTCGGTGCCATTTCAACTGACGTAAGATGCTTTTACGATGCTACAAACGAAATGAGATAGACGCACAGTGTGCCGTGTCTCTTTTATACTCGTTCGTAGTGGAATGGAAATCCgttcttttttatgttttctcgTTACATTtccttcgtagctccacccttcCGTAGTTGATGAACATTGCAGCGGGTATATAACGAGTGTCTTTCCGGGCAAGTGGCATCAGTATCGCTCTATTGCAGTACGCAGTTGCTACGCGAAAATCTAACAAAGAAAATGTCTGGACGCGGTAAAGGAGGCAAAGTTAAGGGAAAGGCAAAGTCTCGCTCGAATCGTGCTGGTCTTCAGTTCCCCGTGGGTCGTATTCATCGTCTGCTGAGAAAAGGAAACTATGCTGAACGCGTTGGAGCCGGAGCACCCGTCTATCTAGCGGCCGTGATGGAATACCTCGCTGCTGAAGTATTGGAATTGGCGGGAAAcgctgcccgtgacaacaagaagaccagaatcatcccgcgtcatctgcagctggccattcgCAACGATGAGgagttgaacaaactgctctccggagTGACCATTGCTCAGGGTGGTGTTCTGCCAAACATCCAAGCCGTACTACTGcccaagaagaccgaaaagaagGCCTAAATCGAACGCTGGACCAACCCTTGTACAAAAccgtccttttcaggacgaccACATATTTGTgataaagaaaaaaacaatAGAAATCGTTTCCTATATTGTTCTAGTAATAACGCAACTGCCCAAGAAGGTACCCATGGTCAAGAGGAACAAGTCTAGAgcgttttttcaacaaaaacgtcaaacggagaaaatcgcgtgcaaaaatttccttgcaacttttaaatttatttaacaattaaagcacacagaaggctattaattctactatcacctctgcatttagacattgcaggatcgtataagcatattacatgtttttcgcgaagataatagggagataattgataacaatttttttattacattttgtcGATCACTTTTGCTATTATGCCCTTTTACATATGTGGTCTTGGCAACACCGTTTGTAGATGCCACATTTTACTGTGACGTTTAGAGAGACGGGTTtgtagttgtgatatatttcatgtgctgtattgcaaccgagagtgtagatatgaagtttggcattggaaaaacatgctaactacagtcgacttggagaaacatcacaacgcaaaacatcacatctacaaaatattagcaaagcTTTGGTATACTATATGTGACATTTTGGCTTAAGATTAAATTAACATAAAAAGAGTTAGcatttttctctattatttgtgGACGATAAGGAGTCAATGCTTAGCTTTTATTTGGCAGAATAAACTCGgcttgtttacatttgttagatattacgttttgaataaacggtATAGAAGTGTTTTTGGCGTGAGACATGTCGATAGACTTGAACGATTCGTAGTaacactgcctaagctcgactcctgaccgcagaagacaaaagattagtccgtaagattttaagcctgtttctaatgacacTGCCACTTCTAATTTTCCGATGAGCATATTTCACATTCTAGCGCACACTAGAGTATTATGGCTCtaaaatttcataacttttcctacttAGTAATCTTCAGCTAAATGAATGAAAGTAAGAAATAGAGTTTTATATTTCAAACTATCACGATTCAATGCTTAAACATTAGActcaaaaaatattgttgaaccgCCCTAATCAACAATTCTTTATATGCCGAACCCACTGTGGTATGTATTGTGTCCCTTTCCCAATTCATATTAAAAGTTGATTTGAAAATATCATATGTCAAATACACATGATGGTGAAACTAGAAATATGTTTGGTTTGCCAGGATAGaaatttacaatagcatttaccctgcAAACAATCATCAAACAACAGATATTATGGTTAGTtatcacagtagatttacaaccTCAAACCTTAGATAACAATATATTTTACAGTCAATCGAATAAAAGATACAGTTAATTCCCATTAAATTTCATTGTTtctgagaaaaaaatgtatggaaaaaGATCGATTTTTT is part of the Topomyia yanbarensis strain Yona2022 chromosome 1, ASM3024719v1, whole genome shotgun sequence genome and encodes:
- the LOC131676385 gene encoding histone H1B-like, whose amino-acid sequence is MAETATEVAAAAPAAASPAKAPKKAKAAKSGPAKPKKPSTHPPVNDMVLAAIKTLKERNGSSLQAIKKYIAANYKCDVAKLAPFIKKALKSGVEKGKLAQTKGTGAAGSFKVKTDAKKPAGEKKPKKAAAANKPKKAAGEKKAAAKKPAGEKKAKKPKAAVAKKSVAKKAKAAPAKTAKKAAAPKQKATKPSKAAANKPKTPKPKKAAPAKKDAPKKAAAKK
- the LOC131678415 gene encoding histone H3, encoding MARTKQTARKSTGGKAPRKQLATKAARKSAPATGGVKKPHRYRPGTVALREIRRYQKSTELLIRKLPFQRLVREIAQDFKTDLRFQSSAVMALQEASEAYLVGLFEDTNLCAIHAKRVTIMPKDIQLARRIRGERA
- the LOC131678439 gene encoding histone H2B yields the protein MAPKTSGKAAKKSGKAQKSIVKGDKKKRKQRRKESYAIYIYKVLKQVHPDTGVSSKAMSIMNSFVNDIFERIANEASRLAHYNKRSTITSREVQTAVRLLLPGELAKHAVSEGTKAVTKYTSSK
- the LOC131678424 gene encoding histone H2A encodes the protein MSGRGKGGKVKGKAKSRSNRAGLQFPVGRIHRLLRKGNYAERVGAGAPVYLAAVMEYLAAEVLELAGNAARDNKKTRIIPRHLQLAIRNDEELNKLLSGVTIAQGGVLPNIQAVLLPKKTEKKA